Part of the Plasmodium falciparum 3D7 genome assembly, chromosome: 10 genome, tatagttaataataattcttcatactattatttattttcttttcctaattatgaaaattatatatataaaacaagttttattatttttaaattcataaaaaaaaaaaaaataataataaataaatttcattataacaactatttttatgaaaaaaattttcacggtatgttctttttattctagaaacttttttttttttttttttttttctttataattactctattattcaaatattaaataaatattattctcAATTGaagttttgaaaaaaaaaaaaaaaaaaaaaaaattattttagtTCTACAACATATAAGggtgttatttttttaagaaaagaataaaaaatatatatattatatttatatatttatatatgtattataatatgtataattataaaaataatacgcAACGGctataatataatagtacaaataaaaaaagcgGAAATGCtaaaaaatagatatattaatatatatatatatatataatataatattatttataacataggggtatttttttttatcttttaatatttatataaaaaattttttaattctttcttcttttttttattttttcatttaaatatataatgatacaataaacaaaaaaaaaatttcaagtatttatatttataatatatatatatacatattttattattatatatatgtagttataaatatataattgctCAATAAATTCAAATCTGTTTAAAGttcaatttttaaaatattttttcaaataaattgaaaaagattgtatatatatatttttttttttttttttttttttttttttctctacattttaagaaaagaaaaagaaaaaaaaaacatataatttaaatgttAGAAAGGGGATATTTGTTATAATggtaaaaaaagataaaaaaagtaaagaaaagaaagaaaagttaaaattaaaaaaagaaaagcagAAGCTTAAATCGTTGAAAtcaaagaagaaaaaaaaggatacaTTAAGTGATGAAGATTTTGATacaatttgtttatattatgaaaatttaaataagaaAGATAAGTTTGGGCATATCAATATAAATACGACTTCTAATAATACTTTTGTAGAATGTGAAAAGCCAAGTCCTAGGTCAAATTGTTCTATAACTTTTATTAATGATgaagaatttattttatttggaggtgaatataatgataataatgaattaatatcatataatgatttatttaaatataatattgtaaaaaataaatggaaGTATTATTTTACTACTTCAAAAAAGCCTAAACCTCGATGTTCTCATCAGACTGTTTATTTCAataaaaagttatatatatttggtgGGGAATTATGTACAAATActcaattttttcattataatgaTTTCTGGAGTtttgatttaaaaaataatgtatttGAAGAAATTGaaactaaaaataaaaaagatgataataaaccATCTCCCAGAAGTGGTCATCGTATGATTTTGtggaaaaattatattgtaaTGTTTGGAGGTTTTTTTGATAATGGGAAATCTATAGAATATTTTAAtgacttatatatttatataataaattcaaatatatgGATAAACTTAACGAACGTATATATGGATTCTTTATTCAAAAGATTGACTGAAAATAATTCatcaaataatgataataatctTTCAATTTCAtccgaaaaaaaaaaagacttaaataaaggaaaaaattcacaaattttaaaaagtaagtttttcaaaaattttGATTTAGATTCCTTTATGCCCTCGAAAAGGTCAAGCGTGTGTTTATTTACAGATATgaaatatcaaaaaatatatatatatggtggATATTCTCAAATAAAAAACACTACTAGAAATGCTATAGGATTTTATTTTAACGATATGTggattttaaatataaatttaattaatgaaGATAACATATCagtaaattttaaaaaattaaaaaaaagtatttttCAACCATGTAAAAGGACTGGTTTTAGTAcatgcatatataaaaactcTCTCATTTTATTTGGAGGTGTTTTTGATAAAAAGGTAGAAAATAATTCCAAAAAAATAGATAATcctaacaataataataatatgttagaGGAATCATTAAACTTAAAGTCCCTTTTTTTCAAtgatctttatttatttgatatgAATAAAGAACATTGGTCCTACTTAAATATAAAGGATAAAGAAGAAACAAAAGAATTAAACAAAACATCTAaagcaaataaaaaaaatcatgaAAAGttggaagaaaataaaataggtACCAATATTAAGAAAGATAAATTTCAGCAAATGGAAagggaaatatattatgaagagaataataataataataataataataataataataaaactcAATCTAAATATGAAGAGACTTCAGATGGACATGTATCCAGTTGTTTtagtgatgataatgatgaagatTATTATTCTAATgtgtttgtttattttgatgaaaatggaaaaagacaaattataaaaatagaaaaagaggaaaaaaataagtcaagttataatgaaaagaaagatTTTGATGATGTGTTAAAAGTGGAGGAAAACAATGATTATTTGAATCATTCATTAGatgaggaaaaaaatataaatatagataaattaATTGATAATCATTCTGTTTTTCTTCAAACAAAAGATATTATTACAACAGGAAATGGGAATAAAGTTACAAAAATTTTTGGAGATGAAAATAAACATTGTCAAAATATTTCTAACCTACCTTTAAATGAAACAATTCTTTATGTACCTTTAAACAATACAACGAATTCTGAGAATTTTATGTATTCACAAGAATTAAATGATTCCACAAATATGATTAAAGTTGAACATATAAATGACACTGAAAATGTAGATGAAGAAACATGTAAAGAGGATTCAGTTGATGAAGATATGAAGGATAATAGTAATTCTGATTCAGATAGTAATAAAGaagagaagaagaaaaaattcgTAATAAGTGAGGAAGAACCTATTGGAAGAATTAATAGTCATATATTTGTTCTtaacaaaaatttatatgtgtatggtGGAATGTAtgaatataagaataatgaAATTATACTTAGTGATTATTggaaaattaatatattcaaaagaGAAAAATGGGAATTATTAGATAAAGGTAATTTAGATGATATTTATTTGGAAGAATCTGATATGAGTTCCACAATTTCAATTAATGATGACGATAAAGATGAGAAAGAAATAGAAGATTTAATTATTTGtagtaaaattaaaaaattagaaaaaaaaataaaagagctAGACGAGGGATTAGCTTTagatattaaagaaaatttaaatgaattCTTTTTAAGAACAAAAGACCATTGGTTAAAAGAATTGAATAAAATAAGTGAAACCAAAGAAATTAGAAAAGAAGCCTTTTATTTATgtgaacaaaaatataaagttattaaaaaatattataataaaatccaaaaatataaagaattattaatggaagatgatgaagaaagaAGTATTAGTGAAACCATTTCAAGTGAACAAGAACAAAGTTCTAattagttatatatatatatatatatatatatatttttttttttttttttgatgtatacatgtttttctatatacaataatattaaaaggtttaaacaaaatatgcagatatttatattatatatatttatatatgttaatgtttaagtatatatctatatatatatatatatatatatattttatataatgatggtgaagatgatatattatgaacaatTTTGCTTgatgatttatatttatagaaatattttttggaTACATTTGttcaaatttaaaataaataacattttaattaaaaataaaacaaatattttaGAGAAGGTTATTGCATCCTTCAATAAAATGGGAAAATTGTCTTTTTAgaaaaaacatatttaataagaaatattaaaaaaaaataaaatatatatatatatatatatatatatatatgtatgaaaaaataaaggaaagaaaagaaaggcaaattttttattcagaataattaataatatcaaaatattaagaataaaatgggaaaaatacaaacatatatatatatatatatatatattacatttgtGTAATATCTTTTTccaataatatgaattaataataaaggcCTATTTACGAtcataatacatataatctAAGAAGAGGGCAAATGCTAAGAGCATCATTTTCCATTCAGGGTTTTGAACTTGTTCAAAGTCCAATGTATAATTATCAATATCACGTTTAACAAATTTGAGAAAAGGTACTTCTTTACGTAGGTGAgcaattttttcttttgaattTGCATCACGTAAAAAAAAGTTACTGTATTTAAATGGGCCCCATGGACAAGGGCATAAGATACTCATTTGGCAACAAGTATCATccatatacataattttattattagaaggatcaaataaattaaaattataagagCAACACCTATATGGAGTTTTAATAGTTCCAATAagttctttattattattatttgaaaaatcGTACATTTTAATGGTAGGTCTATTAAAACATAGAAAAGTACACGTACAATCTTTTTCCATTAAAATATCAGGTTTACTAATTTCTTTTCCATATGATAATATCTTCATATTCATTGGAATACATATTTTAGGTAAACAATTCCTATAACAAAATTCAGATTTTTCACAAGCTGTAAATTTCATAAGTTCAGTTGAAGCATccaaaattaaatatttattattaaaatctaATTTGAAACCCATAAAATAATCTGCTACAAATTCTCTATCATCAAAttgttgttttattttacaagTTTGCATAGGACTTAAAATACTCTTCCAATCATTTACAAACAACTGCATTTGTTGTTGAGGTGGGGGCACTATAGGGTTATGGTAATTCATATTGTACATATTAGGGTTACGATAACTGTAATTTATATTTGGTtgcatatgtatatttttctcttccattctttgttttttttttttttttaaaagataatattttattaatgtatTCTCAACCAatgtaacaaaataaataaataaataaataaataaataaatatatatatatatatatttacatatagtTACACAATGGTGTACAAGtcaatatatttctataagtatattttatatgtacttatatatttaattttcaaagtataaataattatacttaatatgtacattttttttttttttttttctatctatgtatatataacattttaaatatatttatgttctttttttctccACAAATTTacttatgaaaaaaaaaaaaatatattatatatatatatatatatatgtatatgtttttgtttttttttttatattaagctaaatttgtatttatttggtttttttataaatcatGAAAATATcgtattaaattaaaatataaaaaggttttattaaaaaaatttctcatttcaaaaaaataataataaataaaataaataaatgaataatatttgaTGTAAGTACGTTACGAGCACCTGGgaaataccaaaaaaaaaaaaaaaaaaaaaaaatgttatatatttaaattttatataaaatttggttaaagaaaatatatttattgtctatataaaatattcttaaaaaaatatatatatattaaagtgtctacataaaatatagttcaaaaaaaaaaaaaaaaaaaaattgttacaAATGATtttattgaaaatatttgtatatttataaatttgaaATATGAAGAATGATGCAAAAGTAAtgtttttcttatatatatataaatatatatatatatatatttttttaatacacaATAATATACATGTAAGAAATATAAGTTTCTTTctcgtaaaaaaaaatatatatatttttaatttacattttatcgatttttaataattttgttttaacattatttctatttaaaataaataaattaaaaaacaaacaaacagaAAAACATTGTAATATGTAACcttataaattattcattATGTGTGTACAAAacgaattaatatattagattAATGCATATATCGAAaggttattaaaaattttgattGTCCAAAaggatataattaaaaaattaaataaatcagtgggttaataattttttttttttttttaatttttgtagaAAATTTATTCtacttataaaaaaacaaaagaaaaaaaaaaaagacaaatatgaaataatattataatatatatatttatataataagggATTATATTAAACTATGTATAAGATAcaaaagtaatatattatttggaaaagtaatatatatatatatatatatatatattagtggTACaagatttttttcttttctttttaaaacatatatttcaaattatttcatatatataaataaaaatttgttAGGATATATTAGACATGCACATAAATGCacttcataataaaaaaaaaaaaaaaattaataaattaattaaatgtctataaaaaaatatgtattatatgtgtatagtacaaaatttttattttttatactttttattattttcattttatataaaacatatatttataaatatctttCTGTTTAAATGTAGAAAAGTGTATTAAAAGGaagtaacaaaaaaaaaaaaaaaaaaaaaaaaaaaaaatgcgatgtaaatattatttttgttggCTTCtccaaaatatttatttttttttctcgaACAAATTATCTCTATTTATAAAGAAtggaaatgaataaaaaaaaaaagataacataatttattgacgtattatatatatatatgtatatttctccttttgtatataaactaactatatatatatatatttatatgctgatataaatgaaatatatacataatttatgatataaaagaagaataaataaaaatataaaagggacaaatttttatttatctttttttcatatatataaggaaaaatcattttattatatttttgtatacttaataataaaagaatattacatgaacaaaaaatataaaaagaataattaaTCATCTacatgttcatatatatatatatatatatatatatatataatgcttTTAAAAAGGAACACAATACTcccataaaaatatatagaacacaaattgatatatatatatatatatatatatatatatatatatatatactatatgtaattatatgtttatatacatataattaaaaaaaatattgctggaaattatttaaatctgtattttttcttttggtaTGTTTTTCATTTGGCTTTAAACATGGGAAAATTAATACAAACTTATTCGTTTTATATGGTTCGGGTTATATAAATAGTTACCCACAACAATGTGTATACATCTATtcggaaaatatataagatgTAAATGtgattataaatatacatataacgatacatatatatttcgttttataataaaagtaaattatttttaaagggggtaaaaaaaaaaaaaaaaattataataaataaaaaaatgaaaatttcttagtttcttttttttttcttttatatcttctttgttatttgtttaaaatgaattttttcattttatttatcccttgatataatttttgctaagaaagaatattatttttaagtaataataacatattggATTTAgtgcacatatatatcataatattcttGTGTTTAAacttatgaaaaaaaaaaatatatatatatatatatatatatataattaagaaatatgtttagtaaaaagaaaaatgagcATATTGAAAAGTTTCAGTTAATCATTTATAAActatatattactttttgtGTTATCAAAttctcattatatataatggaaTCATCTAAaggtatttttatataattgacgtgtaaataaaatatacaggGAGATtctaaaaaagaagaaactaTTAATCACAATTATTTcaagttatatataaataagattattaaaaattaagcaattatatacatatatactttttggaaaattataatgataatggatatataaatagttcaatgtggaaaaaataaaaagaattatgaGAACccaattaaaaatgaattaatataaaaagggaGACTACcactttt contains:
- a CDS encoding kelch protein K10, which produces MVKKDKKSKEKKEKLKLKKEKQKLKSLKSKKKKKDTLSDEDFDTICLYYENLNKKDKFGHININTTSNNTFVECEKPSPRSNCSITFINDEEFILFGGEYNDNNELISYNDLFKYNIVKNKWKYYFTTSKKPKPRCSHQTVYFNKKLYIFGGELCTNTQFFHYNDFWSFDLKNNVFEEIETKNKKDDNKPSPRSGHRMILWKNYIVMFGGFFDNGKSIEYFNDLYIYIINSNIWINLTNVYMDSLFKRLTENNSSNNDNNLSISSEKKKDLNKGKNSQILKSKFFKNFDLDSFMPSKRSSVCLFTDMKYQKIYIYGGYSQIKNTTRNAIGFYFNDMWILNINLINEDNISVNFKKLKKSIFQPCKRTGFSTCIYKNSLILFGGVFDKKVENNSKKIDNPNNNNNMLEESLNLKSLFFNDLYLFDMNKEHWSYLNIKDKEETKELNKTSKANKKNHEKLEENKIGTNIKKDKFQQMEREIYYEENNNNNNNNNNNKTQSKYEETSDGHVSSCFSDDNDEDYYSNVFVYFDENGKRQIIKIEKEEKNKSSYNEKKDFDDVLKVEENNDYLNHSLDEEKNINIDKLIDNHSVFLQTKDIITTGNGNKVTKIFGDENKHCQNISNLPLNETILYVPLNNTTNSENFMYSQELNDSTNMIKVEHINDTENVDEETCKEDSVDEDMKDNSNSDSDSNKEEKKKKFVISEEEPIGRINSHIFVLNKNLYVYGGMYEYKNNEIILSDYWKINIFKREKWELLDKGNLDDIYLEESDMSSTISINDDDKDEKEIEDLIICSKIKKLEKKIKELDEGLALDIKENLNEFFLRTKDHWLKELNKISETKEIRKEAFYLCEQKYKVIKKYYNKIQKYKELLMEDDEERSISETISSEQEQSSN
- a CDS encoding phospholipid scramblase, putative translates to MEEKNIHMQPNINYSYRNPNMYNMNYHNPIVPPPQQQMQLFVNDWKSILSPMQTCKIKQQFDDREFVADYFMGFKLDFNNKYLILDASTELMKFTACEKSEFCYRNCLPKICIPMNMKILSYGKEISKPDILMEKDCTCTFLCFNRPTIKMYDFSNNNNKELIGTIKTPYRCCSYNFNLFDPSNNKIMYMDDTCCQMSILCPCPWGPFKYSNFFLRDANSKEKIAHLRKEVPFLKFVKRDIDNYTLDFEQVQNPEWKMMLLAFALFLDYMYYDRK